A region from the Lolium perenne isolate Kyuss_39 chromosome 4, Kyuss_2.0, whole genome shotgun sequence genome encodes:
- the LOC139839131 gene encoding uncharacterized protein, translating to MSSSSSSSSDGMEGDMIGAFQAEYEEAMLNLEAEPRRPRRHREFIRRDRLGAHDRLYDDYFADNCAYPPSFFGRRYRMRRSLFLRIVDRLGEYSSYFTQRVDALNRAGFSPLQKCTTALHLLAYGAAADTIDEWLKLARQTSSDCLDRFCEGIIHCYGEEFCRRPNVADTQRLLAKAEERGFPGMLGSIDCMHWQWRNCPVAHAGQFTRGDIKHPTIILEAVASYDHWIWHAFFGVAGSNNDLNVLNQSLLFTDVLRGEAPIVNFTVNGHEYNWGYYLADGIYPSWPVFMKGVTLPQSEKHRLFTAAQSAWRKDVECAFGVLKARFNILAVPGRSYSRRTLGLIMRACVILHNMIIDDERDINLEDIYETVDSNVGPAIHNNAPPSLAARIQMDNEMSQDSDGQRNEGLTDVYTAPA from the coding sequence ATGTCTTCGTCTAGCAGCAGTTCGAGCGACGGAATGGAGGGTGATATGATCGGTGCATTCCAGGCGGAGTATGAGGAGGCGATGCTCAACCTCGAGGCGGAGCCAAGACGGCCGCGACGCCATCGAGAGTTCATCAGGCGTGATCGTCTGGGTGCCCACGATCGgctctacgacgactacttcgccgacaactgTGCTTATCCTCCGAGCTTCTTTGGGCGAAGGTATCGGATGAGGCGATCCCTGTTTCTACGCATTGTGGATAGATTGGGTGAATACTCTTCGTATTTCACCCAAAGAGTTGATGCTCTCAACCGTGCTGGTTTTTCTCCCCTACAAAAGTGTACTACGGCTTTGCATTTATTAGCTTATGGAGCCGCTGCAGATACGATAGATGAGTGGCTTaagttagctagacaaacttcatcAGATTGTCTAGATAGATTCTGTGAAGGCATCATTCACTGTTACGGGGAAGAGTTTTGCCGTCGACCAAATGTCGCGGATACTCAGCGTCTGTTAGCGAAAGCCGAGGAGCGTGGCTTTCCGGGCATGTTagggagcatcgattgcatgcattggcagtGGAGGAACTGCCCAGTGGCACATGCCGGTCAATTCACAAGGGGAGACATCAAACACCCTACCATAATCTTAGAAGCCGTTGCGTCGTATGATCATTGGATCTGGCATGCCTTTTTTGGAGTGGCCGGGTCCAACAACGACCTCAATGTACTCAATCAGTCGCTGTTGTTCACTGATGTGCTTAGGGGAGAAGCACCCATAGTGAACTTCACGGTGAATGGACACGAGTACAACTGGGGTTACTACCTTGCCGACGGCATCTACCCCTCCTGGCCGGTGTTCATGAAAGGTGTTACTCTTCCACAAAGTGAAAAGCATCGACTGTTCACTGCTGCTCAATCAGCTTGGCGCAAAGATGTCGAGTGTGCCTTTGGAGTGCTGAAGGCTAGGTTCAACATTCTAGCAGTTCCGGGACGCTCCTACTCGAGGCGTACTCTTGGGTtgatcatgcgtgcatgtgtcattctgcacaacatgatcatcgacgatGAGCGTGATATAAATTTGGAGGATATCTATGAGACAGTTGACTCCAATGTCGGCCCTGCGATACACAACAATGCACCACCAAGCCTAGCAGCCAGGATTCAGATGGACAACGAAATGAGCCAGGATTCAGATGGACAACGAAATGAGGGACTCACCGATGTATACACAGCTCCAGCATGA